Genomic segment of Lemur catta isolate mLemCat1 chromosome 2, mLemCat1.pri, whole genome shotgun sequence:
gttggtctcgaactcctggcctcaagtgatcctcccacgttggcctcccaaagtgctgggattataggcatgagttaCTGTGGGCAGTTCTAAATTGCgttattcaaaattaatttgtgtttttatgttatttgcaCCCTTAATTATTTACCTATtccaaaaacagacaaataactTGAGAGCAGATTTATGGCCAGAGTTTTTAGTGACTGTTGGAATGCAGTAGGAAAGAGCTTACAAGGTAGAAAGGGACCGGGGAGTGTCTGAAAAGCCTTTTACACCGAGCTAAGGAATTTAGATTTTCTCCTGTAGGTCATGTAAGACAGAGGTGTAATATTTTATGTGGTGCTGAAAAAGGACTTTCCAGAACACTCAATTCCATTCTGGAGCCCTGGTtaccttctccctcctccttcactTCTTCTGATAGCATCAAAGACAAAGTCTGTCTGTGGGCCTAGCTGGTCTTTAACACCTCAAAACTTTCTCTTCTCTTAAACAAAGAGCAACCAGGTCTGTattcagaacttttttttctgagacagagtctcactctgctttctgggctagagtgcagtgaagttaccctagctcacagcaacctcaaactcctgggttcaagggatcctcctgcctccgcctcccaaatagctggactacaggcgtgcgccaccacacccagctaattttttctatttttagtagagacggggtctcacccttgctcaggctgctctcaaactcctgagctcaagcaatcctcccacctcagcctcccagagtgctaggaattacaggcatgagccaccgtgcccagcccaagACTACCCTTTTTGAAATATGCCCAGAGCAtattctgttcttcttaacaagaCGGATTCTCAAGGGAAACTATTTTGCCGGAGCCTAACCAAACTACAGGAAAGGAAAGACCCGGCTCCAGCCCTCTCTAACCTCCCTGTGAAGGTCACAAACCATCAGCCCACAGGCACAGGCTTGCTAAAGACTGAGGGCTAATCAGAAAATTATAGAATGTTTCCTCTTCTCCCATGCTTATCACCACATCAGCAGGGCTCCTCTGTAATAACAGGGGAATGCAGTGGAATGAACTGCATGTCTCAGACCGTATTTAAGAAGAagtctctaaagaaataaaaagataatagagGAGGCAAAAacaagaagaggagaggaaagttTAGCCTCTAACACCTACAGCTACAGCAAACAGTAAACAAAGCCTAACTCCTAGCCAGATAAACATAACACCTCACATTAAAGCCTAATTCAGCtcagttccttttacccagtatACCATGTCTGGTTTTCAGTGAAAACTTACAAAGCATACCTCAAGacaaaaacacagtttgaagtgACAGATGTGACAGAGAggttggaattatcagactggtagtttattgattgattgattgagccagagtctctttctgtcacccaggctagagtgcaggggtgtcatcacagctcactacaacctcaaactcttgggctcaagagatcctcctgcctcggcctcccgagtagctgggactacaggtgtgcaccacaacgcccagctaagttttctattttttatagagatggggtctcactcttgctcaggctggtattgaactcctgacctcaagcgatcctcctgccttggcctcccagagtgctaggattacaggtgtgagcttcTGCACCTGGCCCCAGACTGGtcatttaaaacaactatgattgaTATGCTAAGAGCTGTAATGGAAAAAGTGGGCAACATACAAGAAAAGATGGGTAATATAAGTGGAGagatggaaactctaagaaagaatcaaaaagaaatgctagagatcgaaaacactgtaacagaaggGAAGAATGCCTGTGATGGGCTCATCAGTAGGCCAGACACAactgaggaaagaatcagtgagcttgaagagaCATCacagaaacttccaaaactgaaatgtaaagggaaagagaatttaataaatggaacaaaatatcCAAGAATTGTAGGACAATTACAAAAGATGTAACATATGCATAACGGGAATACTAGGAGAggaataaagagagaaaggaacagaagaaatatttaaaataataatggctgagaatGTTTCAAAATTAATGGCAGAcaggccagtgcagtggctcacacctgtaatcctagcactttgggaagctgaggtgggaggatcgcttgaggtcaggcatttgagaccagcctgagcaagagtgagaccccatctctacagaaaatagaaaaattagccaggtatggtggcacgcacctgtagtcccagctccttgagaggctgaggcaggaagatcacttgagcctggaagtgtgacgttgcagtgagctatgatgacaccactacactctatcccaggcaacagagtgagaccctgtctcaaaaaaaaaaaaaaaaaaaattaatggcagACACCAAAACATAGATCCAGGAAATTCAGAGAACACCAATcagaataaataccaaaaaatctCTATCTCCGCACATTATATTCAAattgcagaaaaccaaagacaaagagaaaaccttgaaagaagccagaaagagaaaatatctgaCCTACAGaagagcaaagataagaattacattgaacttctcttcagaaaccatgcaagcaaggagagagtggagtgaaatatttaaagtgttgaaaaaCACACCTACCAACCTAGAATCCTGTATCCAGCAAAAttgtccttcaaaagtgaaggagaggccagatgcagtggctcacacctataatcctagcattttggaaggttgaggcaggaggattgcttgaggccagaagtttgagaccagcctgggcaacatatcgagaacacgtctctacaaaaaataaaaaattagttgggcatggtggcacacacttgtagtcccagctacccaggaagctTCGGCAAACTTCCAGGACAGAGGCAGTGCCCAGCGAGTGCAGGTCCCTCCGCAGGTGGGAACCCACAGAACCTTGGTGACTTTCCCTGCTCAGCACCACACGTCTCTTTCCAGGAGACGGCAGTAAAAAACCACCTCCAGGAGACCGTTGCTGAGATGGGAGATATGCACGTGTCAGCTCATTGGGGATTACAATCCGACCCATGCTCTCTATTTTTAAGTGTGATTTGGTTGTTTTTTCCTAAGAAACCCATCACGGACTAGTGGTTTACAATGagatttttaaagtgtaaagCAGAGGATTGCGATGGAAGTGGAGCCAAGGTGATCACTAATATGGACTCAGATATGTGTGGAGCCAAAGTAACAAATCCTACTTAACCTCCAAACAGTGACGACAGCCCGCCTGACATGGCGCAACCACCCTCGTGTGACCAAAACCCCACGGACTCTTTCCCCAAAAGAGGATACAAAGGCCCTTTCTCCATCTTTAGACGAAGATGTCATTCCTCTTGCTGAGACAGATTTCTAGTAACTTAAATACTGAGTTATAAAGTTAACTATGATTAGTGTATTTTATGTTAGATGTTTGGGAAatggaagaggcagagaaaaaactggttaatatattaatataaacaagtggcttcacataaaaataagaatgaactAGTTATAACTATTACAGCCCTCATTTCTGCAACTGGTCATGTGGTTGTAGCTGACGTTTATAGCTGTTTCCTTTCACACCCAGTCCGTATTCTCTGCGCCTACAGTGAGCACCTGGTGTGGCCAAAGTTGCcctgaaatagaaaagagaattctGGGAAACGTAGCAGGCTTAGTGGTACTCACCCGCTCCATAAAAGGCTGCCCCATTGGTCTGCTGTCTATGGTGATGAAACAAAGTCCctgttttaaatatatctatttaaaagCTAGGCAtgtcctagctctctgggaggccaaggcgggtggatcgtttgagctcaggagttcgagaccagcctgagcaacagcgagaccccgtctctactaaaaaaaaaaaatggaaagaaattagctggacaactaaaaacatatagaaaaaattagctgggcatagtggtgcatgtctgtagtctcagctactcgggaggctgagggagaaggattgcttgagcctaggagtttgaggttgttgtgagctacgctgacgccatggcactcactctagcctgggcaacaaagcaagactctgtctcaaaaaaataaaaaaataattttaaaaaacctgggcatggaggctcatgcctgtaatcccagcacttagggagcccgaggcaggaggatcgcttgagcccaggagttcaagaccagcctgggcaacatagcgagaccctgtctctacaaaaaattaaaaaataaataaaatttttaaaaagaacaatatcAGTCATTTAAGAAAAGTATTGTCACTAGTAGTACAGGTGGCTATAATAGATACAACATGCAAATGATCAAAGCATGGGAGACACTGACCAATAGGATTAAACACTTCTGGCTTAGAAGCCATGTGTTTCCACAACATCTAGCCCCTGCCTAGCTCTCCCCCTCGTTCCACCTCCTTTCTCCCCTAGCAcctccctcccagctgccctgAAACTCTTACTATTCTAGCCACACCGGGCCCTCTCTGAGTCTGACCCTTTGCACGTAGAATGCCTCTTTCTGGAATGCCTCCCCCTCCGGTCTCTCCAGCATGCACTTTGCAAATGCTTCTGATCCATGAAGACTCTCCCCCAAGGCAGAGGCAGTTGCTCCGTCCCCACTGCCCATCACACAGCATGGTCATTTATCTGCATCTCCCTCTCCCACTGGGAGCTCTTCAGCCAATGTCCTTCAATCCCTGGGGCCTGCCTGGCCTGCTgggctcttccctccctcctaaGACAAGGCTGTGCCAGTCCGCCCCATCTGGGCATCTTAAGTTAGGTTTCCCAGAGCAGCCCTGAGAAGCCCATTTGTGTGCATGTGATTAATCAAGGAAATGCAGccaggggaggccagtgagagcAGGGGACATGGAACAGGAAGGGTGAGAGGCTCAGGGCAAGTCCCACAGAGGGAACCCAATTGCTCCCACACTGGAGCAGAAGTAAAGCCTCAGAGTCGTCCTGAATGCAGGCACGGGAGCCGGGCTCTCCCACCCATATCCCAGTGCTGGCGAAGGGCCTCTCCAGGGACATCCACTCCCAGGCACAGCCCATCCTCTGCTGGCGTAGAAGAGCCACAGGTGTCGGCAGCTGGGGCCACACATCCATCCAGAGGATCCATGCAGAGAGACAGGCGGAGAATCAACGCTTGCTACAGGCCACTCTTTGCCCCCATGGATGCACGCACGTCTTGAATTAATCCCACTGTGGGTGCAGAACACTGGTGGACATTCCTTCTCTCCCGTTCCATCTGGTTCCAgggcctcctgcctccagccctccTGCTGGGCTAGGGGCTGCCCTGATGGGGGACTCAGACCTCCACCCCACAGGATCAGAGCTCCTATTGGACAATCTGGATATCCACCTCCTCAGCAAATTTAGCTCAGGCTAATGGCTCTAGGTCCACTCGGGGAAGAGCTGGGGAAGTTACTGCTGTCTACATATACCACACACAGTGGCATTGTAAAGTCAGAAGCTGGGAAAGAGATGGTGACTTCCCATTGGGGAAACTGACAACTGCCTTCAAGGTCACTTGACCTTTTGGGGAGCATATATAGGTCAAGCTACGCCCTAGTTGGCTGCCTCTTTCTCACCCCTGGGGACACCAGTCTATTCCTCGCCATCCCAGGCCCCCTCAGGTCTGAGCCACCCCAACCTCTCTGTAATTACGTCCATCTTGCCCCAGCGGTTAAGCACTACATGTGGCCACTGCTGCTCTTGGATCCTGCCACCCCCATGGACTTGAGAGTCAAGTTCCATGACAGCACCTCCAATGTCAGCGCTGGTCTCCCCACAGAGAAGTGCCACCACTGAGCTCTTTGAGGAAGCaggtcccccaccccctgcacatGCCTGCTCTCCTTAGTGGAGGAGGGCCCAGCCCGGCATGCTCTCTGGGCCCTGCGGGTCCGCAGCAGCCTGGTCTTGCAGCTTCCTGGGTGAATaagcccttccctcccctcacaAAGTCAGCACCCCCCAGCCAGGCCGTGCTGGGATGAGAACTTGGTTATAGGTctcagggccaggaggggaggtgggggcaggccGTAAGGGGGACAAGTGTCGCCGTGAAAGACATCTACCTCAGTGAGAGCTTTGTGTGGTCTTCAGGCAAGGGATGGGGAACATAGCTGCTGTCTCTAGGAGGGAAAATGGGCCCCTTCTGCAGGCTCAGAGGGTGGAGGGTCAGTGTTCTCAAGCATGTCACCCAGATGTCCCCAATCCAAGCCAGAGGGTCCCACTCCTTCCACATCAGGACCCTGATGTAGGTCTAGTCCAGCCATCTCTGAAGTTTCTCTGCCCTTGCATCGGGCCCTGTGTCTGCCCTTGGCTGAAGGATATAGGGGTCTCTGAACCCTGCACGGGGGCCTTCTGACTGCCCCATTTGTGACTTCGATTGATGACTGTGGGCCTGAACCCCTCATTGTCCTTCATCATGGCATGAACAGTGCTCAGCCAAGCCAAGCAATCCCACAGTCCCTGTAGTGACAACTGCCCCTCCGTATCTCCCGTGCTCAAGGTACCGCATGAGTCTCGGCGCCCCCTCCCACCCGCTAGCCTGTCCTGCTTATCAGTACAGCAGCCAGAGGCAACCgccactcacccccacccccaagcagcTCCCTGTTGCTACCTGATGGGCAAGTGACCCAAGCCCAGAATCCCACCTTTAGACTCCACTTCCCAGGCTCACTGGCGACACCATGAGTCTCAGGGCAGGCTCCTGAGAAACTGACCTCGAAACGAGGATTTATGAGTGAGTGATGTATTAAGGACGTACTCCCTGGTGGTGTCAGAGTTAAGAGAAGTGGgacaaggaaggagagggagcagAGTAAAGGTGCAGTCTCAAGCAAAATCCTGCAAAGGATGCTTCATTGGATCCCAGCCAAAACCAAACGTGACTCACGCCTCTGAGTCATCCTGGCCAGAAGGCTTGCAGCCTCCTCCCACACCTGTCTGGACTGGTCAAGGGCCACCATGGGGGAAGGCACTTCTCGGGGACATCTGGCTTTCTGCACAGGTGGGTTACAGGGGCTCCAGCAGCCCTCGGGTCATCCTCCAAAGAAGGGCTGGGGCTAGGGACTGCTTGGGGCAAAAGCTGCAGGCAGGAGGACACAAGAATGGTAACAGGGGCCTGAGAGTATCTGGCTGGTTGAGTCTTAGAGTCAAGGACCCTCAGTGCTGAATGGGGCGTCCAGGCTCACGACTCCCCCCCGAAGTGGCCACCCAACAACGGGGACTCACCACCAGGGCAGCACTCCTGGCTGCAGCTGAACTGAACTGATCCAGGCTTGTCCTTACAAAGCCGCTACCTCTGGTCCCCGTCTTTCCCATGAGGGTCTTACTAGGTAACTCATTCCTCAGCCAAGAGCCTCTGGCTGGAAGGTGGGTCTGCGGTGGGGAGGACCCAGCAATGAACCTGAACGGGAAGTTCCATGTTCGAGAGCAACCACAACAATTTTCCTTAGAAATGAAATCCCGTGGCAGGACCCAAAATCCAGGGCGAAAACACGAAGACAGGacactatttcttcattttaatttatttttcatcttttgtttctCACTTACCAacacatttgtaaaaatgtagCAGGCTGTGTTAGTAAAGGagaagcagggagggaagagaagggcagGAAAGAAGCGGCCACACATGAAAAGTCAGGTGGAGCAGAAAGTGCTTGGGGACCAGAGGTGGAGGGTAgctgcccctccccgccccctttcCACAAGGTGTCAGCAACTGCTGCTGCTCTCACAGCCCCGGTCCCAGACGATTTGGTAAACGTGATAAAGAACATTTGTTGCCCCCCCCCATCCTTGTCCCCAACATTCTTCCCCCAGTCCCAACCAAGGGGCAGGGTCTGCTTGGcagcctgcccccaccccccatcatAGCCTGGTTCAGAACCCAGCCCCTGGTCTCAAGGTGCCCGGCCCTGGGGCCGGTGGATCCCAGGGAGGCCACAGTGGGGATACCCAGGAGCTCTTTCTAAGCCCTTCTTCTAACACTTTGGCGAACACCCCCAGAATGCCCCTGCTTCAGCCATAGGCTCTTACTCGAGAGGACATTAAGGGGTACAGTGGGCTCGGGAGCGCCCCCGCAGAGCCCGGGGCTCCCTTGGAGGGAAGGTTTTACCTTCAACCCAGAGCACGTCTGCCCGGCATTTATTTGCACGTAGACCCCGTGAACACTCTGACCCTGTGTTTATGAACACAGGCATCTTCATCAGAATTACATCCACCCTGATGAATTTTCATCCTAGAAAGTATTTCCGACGCAAATGCCCCTGAGGACAATTTAATGCCCTCATGAGTTTTCTACATAGTGCAcataaagtttcctttttttttttttgcccgtTTTTCTCCTTGAAATAATTTCACCAGGATCAAATCTTTCCCACGCTCGTTTCACGACATGTGTCTGATTCCCTGGTTAGTGTCCGGTCCGCGTCAAATGTCACCAACTGTGGCTGGGATTTTCCTCTGTGGCTCTCGTGTCTCACTGGGCAGCCCTCCAGGCCACCGCTGCTCAGGAACAAATGTGTCCCCCGTGCTGTTTCAGCCCCAGTTGGCTTTTCTCTTACGGATGGTTTTGGGGGATGATCTGTGAACCCCGTACTTCTACGGACTCCAGACCACGATGGAAGCTGGCCTTCCCCAAGGCCATTCCAGGATGTCTCCAGCGAGCCGGGCGTGGTGCTTCTCGCAGGCAGCGTGGCTCCCCGGCTCACGGCGCCTTGTCGGCGGGCGCGGTGGCCTGCTCCGCGCGCTGGGGACCTCCGGGTGCCGCGGGCCGTGGGGCGCGCAGCAGGCCGAGGCCCCGCGAGCGGCCGGCGCCGTGCAGCTGGCGCTCGTGGCGGCGGATCTGCACCTTGTGGCGGAAGCGCTCGCCGCAATCCTCGCAGACGAAGGGCCGCTCGCCCGAGTGCGTGCGCCGGTGGCGCAGCAGATTGGAGGACACGCTGAAGCGCTTGCCGCAGTCGCCACAGGCGTAGGGCCGCTCGCCCGTGTGCGTGCGCTGGTGCTGCACGAGCGCCGAGCTCTCGCTGAAGCGCTTGCTGCAGTAGGAGCAGGCGTAGGGCTTCTCGCCTGTGTGGATGCGCTGGTGCGTCACCAGGTTCGAGTGCTGCGAGAAGCCCTTGCCGCACTCGCCGCAGCGGTGCGGCCGCTCGCCCGTGTGCGTGGCCTGGTGCCGCACCAGGTCCGTGCTGCGGCTGAAGCCCTTGCCACACTCCCCGCAGATGGTCGGCCGGTCccggccgcgccgccgccgccgctgccgcggAGGTGTCAGCGTCGCGCTGCCCGCCGGGCCCGGGATGGCCACCACGGTCGGCGTGGCCACGGCGGGCAGCACCATGAGCTCCTGCAGCACCACGTAGCCCGGCGGGGCCACCACGACCGCTGCAGGAGCCCCCGGCAcagccgccccgccgccccctgCAGCAGGCACCAGTTCCAGCTGCAGCTCAGGCTGCTGGGCGCCCAGCTCCACGGGGGTCAGCTCCAGTTGCACCTCCTGCTGGttcagctgctgctgctccagctgctgctgctgctctagCTGTTGCTCCAGCTGCTGCAACTGCTCCTGCATTTTCAGCTGCAGCTGCCTCTGCTCCTGCTGTCGCTCCAGCTCCCGCTGCCGCTCCATCTCCTGCCGCCGCTGCTCCAGCTCCCGCTCCTGCTCTGGCTCCAGGTCAACCGGCATGAGCTCCagctccacctcttcctcctcctctggctccAGTGGAGGGGCCTGCAGCCGCTGTTGCAACTGTTCCTGCTGCTGTTGcaacagctgctgctgctgctgtaacTGTTCATGCTGCTGCAGCAATAGCCGCTGC
This window contains:
- the ZNF853 gene encoding zinc finger protein 853 isoform X1, yielding MLYQPAPRDPGLTARMEVGPAAKTCVLELRCLEDGGPGPGTLSGGSGGSKSQEEEEAQEGSSSPQQPATAAPRKAREITEKVRLKQQESQQSEQQPELQQQPQPEQLQQQQPQNQLLRHRPELQQQQQQQQQQDGQQQLSQRQQELQEKHQSMQHQELKPELQPMQQPQQLREQQVQEQQLLQQQQQQLQQQQVQGKQLLLQQQVQEQQQKQLQQQQVQEQQLLLQQQKQLQQQQVQEQQLLLQQQVQGQHQGQLQQQQVQEQHFLQQQQEQLQQQQRQPLLQQQQGQLQQQQVQPLLPQQQGQLQQQQQLHQQQQFQQQHEQLRQQLLLLQQQEQLQQQLLQQQQAQLQQQLLQQQQVQLQQRLLLQQHEQLQQQQQLLQQQQEQLQQRLQAPPLEPEEEEEVELELMPVDLEPEQERELEQRRQEMERQRELERQQEQRQLQLKMQEQLQQLEQQLEQQQQLEQQQLNQQEVQLELTPVELGAQQPELQLELVPAAGGGGAAVPGAPAAVVVAPPGYVVLQELMVLPAVATPTVVAIPGPAGSATLTPPRQRRRRRGRDRPTICGECGKGFSRSTDLVRHQATHTGERPHRCGECGKGFSQHSNLVTHQRIHTGEKPYACSYCSKRFSESSALVQHQRTHTGERPYACGDCGKRFSVSSNLLRHRRTHSGERPFVCEDCGERFRHKVQIRRHERQLHGAGRSRGLGLLRAPRPAAPGGPQRAEQATAPADKAP
- the ZNF853 gene encoding zinc finger protein 853 isoform X2, translating into MEVGPAAKTCVLELRCLEDGGPGPGTLSGGSGGSKSQEEEEAQEGSSSPQQPATAAPRKAREITEKVRLKQQESQQSEQQPELQQQPQPEQLQQQQPQNQLLRHRPELQQQQQQQQQQDGQQQLSQRQQELQEKHQSMQHQELKPELQPMQQPQQLREQQVQEQQLLQQQQQQLQQQQVQGKQLLLQQQVQEQQQKQLQQQQVQEQQLLLQQQKQLQQQQVQEQQLLLQQQVQGQHQGQLQQQQVQEQHFLQQQQEQLQQQQRQPLLQQQQGQLQQQQVQPLLPQQQGQLQQQQQLHQQQQFQQQHEQLRQQLLLLQQQEQLQQQLLQQQQAQLQQQLLQQQQVQLQQRLLLQQHEQLQQQQQLLQQQQEQLQQRLQAPPLEPEEEEEVELELMPVDLEPEQERELEQRRQEMERQRELERQQEQRQLQLKMQEQLQQLEQQLEQQQQLEQQQLNQQEVQLELTPVELGAQQPELQLELVPAAGGGGAAVPGAPAAVVVAPPGYVVLQELMVLPAVATPTVVAIPGPAGSATLTPPRQRRRRRGRDRPTICGECGKGFSRSTDLVRHQATHTGERPHRCGECGKGFSQHSNLVTHQRIHTGEKPYACSYCSKRFSESSALVQHQRTHTGERPYACGDCGKRFSVSSNLLRHRRTHSGERPFVCEDCGERFRHKVQIRRHERQLHGAGRSRGLGLLRAPRPAAPGGPQRAEQATAPADKAP